The following proteins come from a genomic window of Candidatus Thiodiazotropha sp. CDECU1:
- the hisG gene encoding ATP phosphoribosyltransferase, which produces MKFDAPITIALSKGRIFNQSLPLLAHAGIEPADDPETSRKLILDTNHELVKLVIIRATDVPTYVEYGAADLGIAGKDVLLEHGGEGLYEPLDLKIAQCRMMTAGYPDRNQNNGRLRIATKYVKSAQRFFAAKGEQVEIIKLYGSMELAPIVGLSDLIVDLVESGNTLKANGLVPLEHIADISSRLVVNKASWKMKHSLVMQLIDAFRDAVSQPTT; this is translated from the coding sequence ATGAAATTCGACGCACCCATTACCATCGCGCTATCCAAGGGGCGCATCTTCAACCAGAGTCTGCCGCTGCTGGCCCATGCCGGCATCGAGCCCGCAGACGATCCGGAGACCAGCCGCAAGCTGATCCTCGACACCAACCATGAACTGGTGAAACTGGTCATCATCCGCGCAACGGATGTTCCCACTTATGTGGAGTACGGCGCCGCCGACCTGGGTATCGCCGGTAAGGATGTGTTGCTGGAGCATGGCGGCGAGGGCCTGTATGAGCCCCTGGATCTGAAGATCGCCCAATGCCGCATGATGACGGCCGGTTACCCTGACAGGAATCAAAACAACGGACGCTTACGCATTGCCACCAAGTATGTGAAGAGTGCGCAGCGCTTTTTTGCCGCCAAGGGGGAGCAGGTGGAGATCATCAAGCTCTACGGCTCCATGGAGTTGGCACCCATCGTCGGCCTCTCCGACCTGATCGTGGATCTGGTGGAGAGCGGCAACACCCTCAAGGCGAATGGACTGGTGCCCCTCGAGCACATCGCCGACATCAGTTCCAGGCTGGTGGTCAACAAGGCCTCCTGGAAGATGAAACACAGCCTGGTCATGCAGCTGATCGATGCCTTTCGGGACGCGGTATCCCAACCCACAACCTGA
- a CDS encoding adenylate/guanylate cyclase domain-containing protein: MKHAEEIERIIDTVGKTLANKLSPTERTQLHQALMKSLDETPAGGDRPQYKEVTILLSDLRGFTATTERYPPETIINVLNLYFSRMCEIIFSFGGSIDKFMGDSIMALFGLTKQRDDDLERAIACAVEMQRAMLEINSENSKQGYPRLFMGIGINTGKVVAGHLGSELHHEYTVIGDEVNLASRIEAYSLRGQILLSDRACRMAQGFIETSPPNQVMVKGKQVPVSLYELQSTNRPRHLEVPRVESRRSPRIEVDFPIAFHPLQNKIVLDEGFTGRAVDLSYNGLQADLPVELDILSDIRITLYTSLMSEQSSHIYAKILDCEKHEGSWLSRMEFTGIDDTGQAAIKNYIDQTIGRH; encoded by the coding sequence ATGAAACACGCCGAAGAGATCGAAAGGATCATCGATACCGTCGGCAAGACGCTCGCCAACAAGCTCTCGCCAACGGAAAGAACCCAGCTGCACCAGGCCTTGATGAAATCCCTGGACGAAACCCCTGCGGGTGGTGACAGGCCTCAATATAAAGAGGTCACGATTCTGCTCTCCGATCTGCGCGGTTTCACTGCCACCACCGAGCGATACCCGCCGGAAACCATCATCAATGTCCTGAATCTCTATTTCTCCCGGATGTGCGAAATCATTTTCAGTTTTGGCGGGAGTATCGATAAATTCATGGGCGACTCAATCATGGCACTGTTCGGTTTGACTAAGCAGAGGGATGACGACCTGGAACGGGCCATCGCCTGCGCAGTGGAGATGCAGCGTGCGATGCTCGAGATCAATTCGGAAAACAGCAAACAAGGCTATCCAAGACTGTTCATGGGCATCGGCATCAATACCGGTAAGGTGGTGGCCGGACATCTGGGCTCTGAACTCCATCATGAGTACACCGTCATCGGGGACGAGGTCAATCTCGCCTCGCGCATAGAGGCCTACAGCCTGCGCGGACAGATCCTGTTAAGTGACCGCGCCTGCAGAATGGCCCAAGGATTCATCGAGACATCCCCTCCGAACCAGGTAATGGTAAAAGGCAAACAGGTGCCCGTTTCACTCTATGAGCTGCAGTCAACCAACCGGCCTCGTCACCTGGAGGTTCCCCGGGTGGAGTCGCGTCGCAGTCCGCGTATCGAAGTCGATTTTCCCATCGCCTTCCATCCGCTGCAGAATAAGATCGTCCTGGATGAGGGCTTTACCGGCCGCGCCGTCGACCTCAGTTACAATGGACTGCAGGCCGATCTACCGGTGGAGCTCGATATCCTCTCGGATATCCGGATCACACTCTATACCTCACTCATGAGTGAACAGAGCAGTCATATCTACGCCAAGATCCTCGATTGTGAAAAGCACGAAGGCAGTTGGCTGAGTCGCATGGAGTTTACCGGCATCGATGACACCGGCCAGGCTGCGATCAAAAACTATATCGACCAGACCATTGGAAGACATTAA
- a CDS encoding trypsin-like peptidase domain-containing protein, producing the protein MRIQKLLSLLLTALTAGLAGAFVVLFMLPERIEESPTLKQPQLTEPAIQTPIQTGPFSYAEAVALAAPSVVNIFTAKITTESQSLRFRDPLLQHLFGNMLPEKTRQRLDTSLGSGVIVSEDGYLLTNHHVIEGADEIKVVLANGKSVSVSIVGSDAESDVAVLKIDSDSPLQAISIDRTSAQQVGDVVLAIGNPFGVGQTVTMGIISATGRSHLGINTFENFIQTDAAINPGNSGGALVNARGELIGINTAIFSKTGGSHGIGFAIPFDLAEGIMQQLITSGHVVRGWIGIQGQDVSEKLAEAFSLHNAEGILVTGVMEDGPASSAGLRPGDVITQVNDTKIENSQQLVQLIASQPPGTRLTIGGWRGNEQIQLETVSGERPNLE; encoded by the coding sequence ATGCGTATACAAAAATTACTTTCGCTGCTGCTCACTGCCTTGACCGCCGGTCTGGCAGGGGCCTTCGTGGTCCTTTTTATGCTCCCTGAACGGATCGAGGAGAGTCCCACACTCAAGCAACCCCAATTAACCGAACCCGCAATTCAGACCCCGATCCAAACCGGCCCCTTCTCATATGCGGAAGCGGTGGCCCTGGCTGCCCCCTCCGTGGTCAACATCTTCACCGCCAAGATCACTACCGAATCCCAGTCGCTACGCTTTCGGGACCCCCTGCTGCAGCATCTGTTTGGCAATATGTTGCCAGAAAAGACCCGCCAGCGCCTCGATACCAGCCTCGGCTCGGGTGTCATCGTCTCGGAGGACGGCTATCTATTGACCAATCACCATGTCATCGAAGGGGCGGATGAGATCAAGGTTGTCCTGGCCAACGGCAAGAGCGTCAGTGTCAGCATCGTCGGCAGCGATGCGGAATCGGATGTGGCAGTTTTGAAAATCGACAGTGACTCCCCGCTACAGGCCATCAGCATCGACCGCACCAGCGCGCAACAGGTGGGGGATGTGGTACTGGCGATCGGCAATCCCTTCGGCGTGGGCCAGACGGTCACAATGGGCATCATCAGCGCCACCGGCCGTTCCCACCTGGGGATCAATACCTTCGAGAATTTCATCCAGACCGACGCCGCCATCAATCCAGGCAACTCCGGCGGGGCCCTGGTGAATGCCCGGGGAGAACTGATCGGTATCAATACCGCGATCTTTTCCAAGACCGGCGGCTCCCACGGTATCGGCTTTGCCATACCCTTCGATCTTGCAGAAGGCATCATGCAGCAACTGATCACCAGCGGACATGTGGTTCGGGGGTGGATAGGCATTCAGGGGCAGGATGTGTCGGAAAAGCTGGCCGAGGCCTTCAGCCTGCACAATGCAGAGGGAATACTGGTAACCGGCGTCATGGAGGATGGCCCCGCAAGCAGTGCGGGATTGAGACCGGGGGACGTTATCACCCAAGTCAACGACACCAAGATTGAAAACTCCCAGCAGCTGGTCCAGCTTATCGCCAGTCAGCCCCCGGGTACCCGTTTGACCATCGGCGGCTGGCGTGGGAACGAACAGATTCAACTGGAGACCGTCTCCGGGGAGCGCCCCAACCTGGAATAG
- the murA gene encoding UDP-N-acetylglucosamine 1-carboxyvinyltransferase → MDKLIIRGGNPLSGEVRIAGAKNAALPILAATLLSEGPMRVSNVPHLHDITTTMELLGGMGASLMVDEKMGIEVNSNTITEFSAPYELVKTMRASILVLGPLLARFGRADVSLPGGCAIGSRPVNLHIEGLRAMGADIEVENGYIRSRCERLHGARIVMDMVTVTGTENLMMAAALAKGTSLIENAAREPEVVDLAECLNKMGAKISGAGSPNITIEGVDSLQGTEYEVLPDRIETGTFLVAAAITQGSIKIRDTRPELVDSVLQKLREAGAEIDLGEDWISLDMKGNRPQAVDVYTAPYPAFPTDMQAQFTALNSVAEGVGIVTETIFENRFMHVQELQRMGAQIKLEGNTAICTGANNLTGAPVMATDLRASASLVLAGLVAEGETLVDRIYHIDRGYQNIEEKLAGLGGEIRRLPS, encoded by the coding sequence ATGGATAAACTGATTATTCGCGGGGGCAACCCCCTGTCGGGCGAAGTACGCATTGCTGGCGCCAAGAACGCCGCCCTACCGATCCTGGCCGCTACCCTGCTGTCCGAAGGCCCCATGCGGGTGAGCAACGTTCCCCATCTGCATGACATCACAACCACCATGGAGCTGCTTGGAGGCATGGGCGCCTCGCTCATGGTGGATGAGAAGATGGGTATAGAGGTCAACTCCAATACCATCACTGAATTCAGCGCCCCCTATGAACTGGTGAAGACGATGCGCGCCTCCATCCTGGTGCTGGGACCCCTGTTGGCCCGCTTCGGCCGGGCCGACGTCTCCCTCCCCGGTGGCTGCGCCATTGGCTCACGTCCGGTCAATCTGCACATCGAGGGATTGCGCGCCATGGGCGCCGACATCGAAGTGGAAAACGGCTATATCCGCTCCCGCTGTGAACGCCTGCATGGGGCGAGAATCGTCATGGATATGGTCACGGTAACGGGTACGGAAAACCTGATGATGGCCGCCGCACTGGCGAAGGGCACCAGCCTGATCGAAAACGCAGCCCGTGAACCCGAGGTGGTGGACCTGGCGGAGTGCCTGAACAAGATGGGGGCCAAGATCTCCGGTGCCGGCTCACCGAATATCACCATCGAAGGCGTGGATAGTCTGCAGGGAACCGAATATGAGGTACTACCCGACAGGATCGAGACCGGCACCTTCCTGGTGGCCGCGGCCATTACCCAGGGCAGCATCAAGATACGCGACACCCGCCCGGAGCTGGTGGATTCGGTACTGCAGAAACTGCGTGAGGCGGGGGCCGAAATCGACCTCGGCGAGGATTGGATCAGCCTCGATATGAAGGGCAATCGTCCCCAGGCCGTGGATGTCTACACGGCGCCCTATCCGGCATTTCCCACCGACATGCAGGCACAGTTCACGGCACTCAATTCGGTGGCCGAAGGGGTTGGCATCGTCACCGAAACCATCTTCGAAAACCGTTTTATGCATGTGCAGGAACTGCAGCGCATGGGCGCCCAGATCAAGCTTGAGGGAAATACCGCAATCTGTACCGGGGCCAACAACCTGACCGGTGCACCGGTGATGGCCACCGATCTGCGTGCCTCGGCCAGTCTGGTGCTGGCCGGACTGGTGGCGGAGGGGGAGACCCTGGTCGACCGCATCTACCATATCGATCGGGGTTATCAAAACATCGAGGAGAAACTGGCCGGCCTGGGCGGTGAAATCAGACGCCTTCCTAGTTAG
- the hisD gene encoding histidinol dehydrogenase, translating into MSDIRKLSTADADFQQQLDALLAWESVSDTGVNDTVNEIIRAIRSEGDTALVEFTNRFDRWQATQPGDLEIPLERLQQAWNSIPAEQREALELSANRIRAYAEHQIMDSWSYTEPDGTLLGQQVTPLDRVGLYVPGGKAAYPSSVLMNAIPAKVAGVAELIMVVPTPDGELNELVLAAAHVSGVDRVFAVGGAQAVAALAYGTESVPPVDKIVGPGNIYVATAKRAVFGQVGIDMVAGPSEILIICDGETDPDWIAMDLFSQAEHDEDAQSILLSPDADFLQQVSESIDKLLPSMERQEIIATALRVRGALVQVKDMAEAVEVANHIAPEHLELSVADPQAMAKQIHHAGAIFMGRYTAEAMGDYCAGPNHVLPTSRTARFSSPLGVYDFQKRSSLIMASAAGADSLARTSSVMARGEGLTAHARSAEYRFKQTKE; encoded by the coding sequence ATGAGCGACATACGCAAACTATCGACCGCTGATGCTGACTTCCAGCAACAACTCGATGCGCTGCTGGCCTGGGAGTCGGTTTCAGACACCGGGGTCAACGACACCGTGAATGAGATCATTCGGGCGATTCGCAGCGAGGGCGACACTGCCTTGGTGGAGTTCACCAACCGCTTCGACCGCTGGCAGGCAACCCAACCCGGTGATCTGGAGATTCCACTGGAGCGCCTGCAACAGGCCTGGAACAGCATACCGGCGGAACAGCGCGAGGCCCTGGAGCTCTCCGCCAACCGCATCCGCGCCTACGCCGAACATCAGATCATGGACTCCTGGTCCTACACCGAGCCGGACGGCACACTGCTGGGTCAGCAGGTCACCCCCCTCGACAGGGTCGGTCTGTATGTACCCGGGGGCAAGGCCGCCTACCCCTCATCGGTGTTGATGAACGCCATCCCCGCCAAGGTCGCCGGGGTGGCGGAACTGATCATGGTGGTGCCGACCCCGGATGGGGAGCTGAATGAACTGGTACTGGCCGCGGCCCATGTCTCCGGGGTCGACCGGGTGTTTGCCGTAGGCGGCGCCCAGGCGGTGGCGGCCCTGGCCTATGGCACCGAGAGTGTTCCCCCGGTGGACAAGATCGTCGGCCCGGGCAACATCTATGTGGCCACCGCCAAGCGGGCGGTGTTCGGACAGGTGGGCATCGACATGGTTGCGGGTCCTTCGGAGATCCTGATCATCTGCGACGGGGAGACCGATCCCGACTGGATCGCCATGGATCTCTTCTCCCAGGCGGAGCACGATGAAGATGCCCAGTCGATCCTGCTCTCCCCGGATGCGGACTTTCTGCAGCAAGTGAGTGAGAGTATCGACAAGCTGCTGCCGAGCATGGAGCGCCAGGAGATCATCGCCACCGCATTGCGGGTTCGTGGTGCCCTGGTGCAGGTGAAGGATATGGCTGAAGCGGTGGAGGTGGCGAATCACATCGCCCCGGAACATCTCGAGTTGTCGGTGGCCGATCCCCAGGCGATGGCCAAACAGATTCACCACGCAGGCGCCATCTTCATGGGCCGCTATACCGCGGAGGCGATGGGTGACTACTGTGCCGGGCCGAACCATGTCCTGCCGACCTCGCGCACGGCACGCTTCTCATCACCTCTGGGGGTGTATGATTTTCAAAAGCGTTCGAGTTTGATCATGGCCTCTGCGGCAGGCGCCGACAGCCTGGCCAGAACCTCGTCGGTCATGGCCAGAGGCGAAGGACTCACCGCCCACGCCCGTTCTGCCGAGTATCGATTCAAACAGACCAAGGAGTAG